The proteins below are encoded in one region of Belonocnema kinseyi isolate 2016_QV_RU_SX_M_011 chromosome 1, B_treatae_v1, whole genome shotgun sequence:
- the LOC117176234 gene encoding PDZ and LIM domain protein Zasp isoform X3 → MAQLISVKLSRFEGSPWGFRLQGGKDFGTPLIVQKVNGGSPAEAAGLKAGDAVIRVNNTDMFNLRHKDAQDVIVRAGNSFEVTVQRGGSTWKPSVTPISSALPSPTPSIPANNVSPVTKTSLAAKKNDGPLIGSGHNFSPKPFLNGSSEGPIKSIVNKQYNSPVGIYSEETIAETLSAQAEVLAGGVLGVNFKKNEKNYNAQNSEVFKMVQEADKEPRTPEPAEPPVQSGMVSPLPPAVAGLRPVSAPETKPQPTTPQPSLPPGQNICADCERLIVGVFVRIKDKNLHVDCFKCSTCGTSLKNVGYYNINEKLYCDIHAKMVARQQAPSSLTPVTVQLGSKAPAGTISAALSNIGPLSPSLSNHGSSPQPFSSCHRINSDSRLADHQTSLKMNGKTTNGYLGENESNGTSKTYTSTITIQTGHKEVCNVEGELDYNRNPTNLKARYKFDEINEIQFDPIISDNKNSKNATSHCTEKILTSYPQQPTRLGTSIVDSPSLRPVQAPTSNNIGGSKLYGGSSFNTPNYSSPPTYNSGSSTLPRPQSQTVTVDLSESYIEECSSYELNQGVARPVAEKPPTPRPKSHIWPPPKPIEEITYPTASPLYIDPNPALDRRSRERGVSVEGSIENQSRRNSFVETYEESRDRCQIESNMDQVNCPGPVYRRVELFSAARKDTRQTRSDSRASSTDSIRRSLTPTRITQPIPRPWTATVTTGTNLYQQAYPVSAPEPPKTCSRTVCRRQICRRECVCEGLGRTQTTYQEERNYQEQICDPAERAETTPKPDVEVYTCVRLPHSHSRTIETRTNIRESEVDTDTEVRDLSKLVPPDVAVCPKGIDGEHDLYTETEEKDVGELHIKKTTTYEKTVELVSPNRELRPCVTKQEPEPKQVEQTRWEQTTQRRSAALDREVEDISSNRSVVESTECLTSRIDTQQLMEQAKRDEEEAQRRRQAEERRQHEECERRQREEEERKRLAAEERKQRQEEERRREEERRQLEQAEQQRQDEREKRQKRVCFSEEREFICEETRCPRERIVDIQMEDEGPKEHIVDIEVEGRPKERIIDIKIEQDEPPCECLRMSEMREEINVQDHEEQRRRSLREQVQVHKSLRDQQAPEKRQSQTLQERRLCTKYGQNSQESQNATETCRKQVQFTSQSDSGPRTLPPSSIKNTIPREWKSEMVKALTTAPAQPYCPFSKDNSGCKDVYTHEVTYEETCTCKNPSLPPLPRQNRPVSPFQSALTTAPERPYTPLGEDVNPCRTCSRRSQTPSAPSANDGYCAPAQLLFSENREVVQERKKPQGPQPLPTPPPDYRLRDSSRSPTRSRPGTPGSRSTSAGLKKPDTIPIYQQHLVAMQKGPVESYAYDPSRTPTPCSRSKSPAQGPPSAPACFIKAQAPRIREKTPPCRNSSQGQNSAPKTEQECVCYHYDEDTPAGHTHTDYRCTKCVTYSEDEEGSHTHIREQKVQRVTESPTPPTGCYLSRSSSVSPALPCPSTRESVSERIQRQGVRVLPPCSKTSSEVRRIRHEIVEKPAKPPCSNTGVTIVPCRAVLEGGSKTGVVVVPCDGSASSCDRSGICVTPTLDRQGVCVSPGHDLSGEGCGLPSVRSGGCSIDAGTCSGSGVCVTPCGDGSFCVAPCSVSGVSSVSCPKSILKEQCGQKILPYPQIPLPNEEPEKLCSSCPLSQTPSKPDACSSFQPVHKPRTNLGSQLTQLTTLNRVKPPNVQLYKPQPKPQSQTTTSQYLYQSQSIQSKTQSQTQTQSKCPISKTQNLVDPPNLSSLPDLGVGIGGLGSNKSGSFAGSSAPKRGKGILNQASGAGSRVPLCGRCNNYVRGPFITALGQIWCPEHFVCGNAQCSRGLQDIGFVEEKGQLYCEYCFEKYIAPPCNKCGGKIKGDCLNAVGKHYHPECFNCSHCGKLFGNSPFFLEDGLPYCENDWNNLFTTKCFACGFPVEAGDRWVEALNNNYHSQCFNCTMCKKNLEGQSFYAKAGRPFCKNHAR, encoded by the exons GTAAATGGAGGCTCACCTGCGGAGGCTGCAGGTCTCAAAGCTGGAGATGCTGTCATCAGAGTCAACAATACCGACATGTTCAACCTTAGGCACAAGGACGCTCAAGATGTAATCGTCAGGGCCGGAAACAGCTTTGAAGTAACTGTTCAAAG AGGTGGCAGCACATGGAAACCAAGCGTGACGCCCATTAGCTCAGCTCTTCCTTCCCCGACACCGTCAATACCTGCGAATAATGTTTCTCCAGTAACAAAGACTTCTCTAGCTGCGAAGAAGAACGATGGACCTCTTATCGGCAGCGGTCACAACTTTAGTCCTAAGCCATTC CTGAACGGTTCCAGTGAAGGTCCAATAAAATCCATCGTCAACAAACAGTACAACAGTCCCGTGGGTATCTACAGCGAGGAAACGATCGCCGAAACACTTTCCGCGCAAGCCGAAGTTTTGGCCGGAGGTGTATTAGG tGTGAACttcaagaaaaacgaaaaaaattataatgctcAGAACAGCGAAGTCTTCAAGATGGTTCAGGAGGCGGACAAGGAACCAAGAACACCCGAACCCG CTGAACCACCAGTGCAAAGCGGTATGGTATCACCCTTACCACCAGCGGTAGCAGGCCTAAGACCAGTTTCAGCACCAGAGACGAAACCACAGCCAACCACACCTCAGCCCAGTCTACCTCCAGGACAGAACATCTGCGCCGACTGTGAGAGGCTTATTGT GGGTGTATTCGTCAGAATCAAGGACAAGAATTTACATGTGGACTGCTTTAAGTGTTCGACCTGTGGCACATCTCTTAAAAATGTAGGATACTACAACATCAATGAAAAACTGTACTGCGACATACACGCAAAAATGGTGGCTAGGCAGCAAGCACCATCGAGCCTTACACCGGTCACTGTACAACT TGGCAGTAAAGCACCTGCAGGTACCATATCAGCAGCTCTATCAAATATCGGACCTCTCTCACCATCTCTTAGCAATCATGGATCATCGCCTCAACCTTTTTCG AGTTGCCATCGCATCAACTCGGACTCAAGGCTGGCTGATCATCAAACTTCCCTTAAGATGAATGGAAAGACCACCAACGGCTACCTTGGAGAAAATGAGTCCAACGGAACCTCAAAGACCTACACAAGCACTATTACCATCCAGACCGGTCACAAAGAGGTCTGCAACGTCGAGGGCGAACTTGATTATAATCGTAATCCTACTAACTTAAAAGCACGCTACAAGTTTGatgaaatcaatgaaattcaGTTTGACCCTATAATATCTGACAATAAGAACTCGAAAAATGCAACATCTCACTGCACTGAGAAGATCTTGACTTCCTATCCGCAACAG CCCACCCGTCTTGGCACCTCGATCGTTGATTCACCTAGTTTGCGTCCAGTCCAG GCACCCACATCGAACAACATCGGAGGTTCCAAACTCTACGGAGGTTCCAGCTTTAATACTCCTAACTACTCATCGCCACCTACATACAATTCAGGAAGCAGCACTTTGCCTCGACCGCAGAGTCAAACTGTGACTG TCGACCTTTCAGAATCCTACATAGAGGAGTGTAGTTCCTACGAACTTAATCAAGGGGTTGCAAGACCTGTAGCCGAAAAACCACCTACCCCACGACCGAAGTCTCACATTTGGCCACCTCCGAAACCGATTGAAGAAATAACTTATCCTACTGCAAGTCCTTTATACATTGATCCTAATCCTGCTCTTGACCGGCGCTCTCGAGAGAGAGGTGTTAGTGTCGAGGGAAGCATTGAAAATCAGAGTAGAAGAAACAGCTTCGTTGAAACATACGAGGAATCGAGAGATCGCTGTCAAATTGAATCCAACATGGATCAAGTAAACTGCCCTGGACCTGTTTATAGACGGGTCGAGTTATTCAGCGCAGCTAGAAAAGACACCCGGCAGACGCGCAGCGACTCAAGAGCGAGTTCAACAGATAGTATCAGAAGATCCCTGACCCCAACACGCATCACTCAACCAATTCCTCGACCTTGGACGGCTACGGTAACCACCGGCACGAATTTATATCAACAGGCCTATCCTGTCAGTGCGCCTGAACCCCCAAAGACTTGCAGTCGCACGGTTTGTAGACGTCAAATATGTCGTCGGGAGTGCGTCTGCGAAGGTTTAGGCCGAACGCAGACTACTTATCAAGAGGAAAGAAATTATCAGGAACAAATCTGTGATCCTGCGGAGAGGGCTGAGACTACACCAAAACCAGATGTGGAAGTGTACACGTGTGTGCGTTTACCACACTCCCATTCGAGAACGATCGAAACACGAACGAACATAAGAGAAAGCGAGGTTGACACGGACACTGAAGTTAGAGACTTGTCGAAACTCGTACCGCCGGACGTGGCTGTGTGTCCGAAAGGTATCGATGGCGAACACGATCTTTACACGGAGACGGAAGAAAAGGATGTAGGTGAGTTGCATATAAAGAAAACAACGACGTACGAAAAAACGGTAGAACTGGTTTCTCCAAACAGGGAATTGAGACCGTGCGTGACTAAACAAGAGCCAGAACCTAAGCAGGTGGAGCAAACACGGTGGGAACAAACAACTCAAAGAAGGTCAGCTGCACTTGATCGGGAAGTGGAGGATATTTCAAGTAATCGAAGTGTAGTCGAATCGACAGAGTGTCTCACATCGAGAATTGATACTCAACAGTTAATGGAACAAGCTAAGAGAGACGAGGAAGAGGCTCAGCGAAGAAGACAGGCAGAAGAGAGAAGACAGCATGAAGAATGCGAGAGAAGACAACGAGAAGAGGAAGAGAGAAAACGATTGGCGGCAGAAGAGAGAAAGCAAAGGCAAGAGGAAGAAAGAAGGCGAGAAGAGGAAAGAAGACAACTGGAACAAGCAGAACAGCAAAGGCAAGATGAAAGAGAAAAGCGTCAGAAACGGGTCTGCTTTAGCGAAGAGCGAGAATTTATTTGTGAAGAGACACGCTGTCCTAGGGAGAGAATTGTTGATATCCAGATGGAAGATGAAGGACCAAAAGAACATATAGTAGACATAGAAGTAGAAGGACGCCCCAAGGAGCGTATCATCGATATTAAAATAGAACAAGATGAGCCTCCTTGCGAATGTCTGCGAATGTCTGAAATGAGAGAAGAGATCAATGTTCAAGATCATGAAGAACAGAGACGCAGAAGTTTGCGTGAACAAGTACAAGTTCATAAAAGCTTGAGAGATCAACAAGCTCCCGAAAAGCGACAAAGTCAGACCCTGCAGGAACGTCGACTTTGCACAAAATATGGACAAAATTCTCAGGAATCGCAAAACGCAACAGAAACTTGCAGAAAGCAAGTACAATTCACCAGTCAGTCTGACAGTGGTCCACGAACACTTCCTCCATCCAGTATAAAAAATACTATTCCGAGAGAATGGAAGTCTGAAATGGTAAAGGCTTTAACTACGGCACCGGCTCAGCCATACTGTCCATTTAGTAAAGATAATAGTGGATGCAAGGATGTCTACACCCACGAAGTTACATATGAAGAAACTTGTACATGTAAAAACCCTTCACTGCCTCCGCTACCACGGCAGAACAGACCCGTATCTCCATTTCAATCAGCATTAACTACTGCACCTGAAAGACCTTATACTCCTTTAGGTGAAGATGTTAATCCTTGTAGAACATGTAGTCGCAGATCGCAAACTCCAAGCGCACCCTCGGCTAATGACGGTTATTGTGCACCTGCCCAGCTTCTTTTTAGCGAAAATAGAGAGGTggttcaagagcgaaaaaaaccACAAGGACCTCAACCCCTGCCGACTCCTCCACCAGACTATCGTCTACGAGATTCTTCAAGATCACCAACTAGATCTCGGCCAGGGACACCCGGAAGTCGTTCCACATCGGCTGGTCTAAAGAAACCTGATACAATTCCCATCTACCAGCAACACTTAGTTGCTATGCAAAAGGGACCCGTGGAAAGTTACGCCTACGACCCCAGTAGGACTCCAACTCCTTGCTCGCGATCAAAATCTCCCGCACAAGGTCCACCTTCAGCCCCGGCTTGTTTTATAAAAGCGCAAGCACCCAGGATCAGAGAAAAGACTCCGCCATGTAGGAATTCCTCTCAAGGTCAAAATTCTGCACCGAAAACAGAACAGGAATGTGTCTGCTATCACTATGACGAGGATACCCCTGCGGGTCATACTCACACCGATTATCGTTGTACTAAGTGCGTTACCTATTCAGAGGATGAAGAAGGTAGCCATACTCACATTCGAGAACAAAAAGTACAGCGAGTAACCGAAAGCCCAACTCCTCCGACTGGTTGTTATCTCAGTCGAAGCAGCAGCGTCTCTCCTGCCCTGCCATGTCCTTCGACACGCGAAAGCGTATCGGAAAGGATTCAAAGGCAGGGCGTGCGTGTTTTACCCCCTTGTAGTAAGACTTCATCGGAAGTACGTCGAATTCGTCATGAAATAGTGGAAAAACCAGCCAAACCACCGTGTTCTAATACTGGGGTAACTATAGTGCCCTGTCGAGCTGTTTTAGAAGGTGGTTCAAAAACTGGAGTCGTCGTAGTGCCGTGCGATGGTTCTGCATCATCCTGCGACAGATCAGGAATATGCGTTACGCCAACCCTGGATCGCCAAGGGGTCTGCGTATCACCAGGTCATGATCTTTCCGGAGAAGGTTGTGGACTGCCCTCGGTGCGTTCGGGTGGTTGTAGCATTGATGCTGGCACCTGTTCGGGATCAGGCGTCTGCGTGACCCCCTGTGGCGATGGATCATTTTGCGTCGCGCCCTGTAGCGTTTCTGGAGTGTCCTCTGTTAGTTGCCCGAAGTCAATTTTGAAAGAACAATGTGGCCAGAAGATTCTTCCCTACCCGCAGATTCCTCTGCCCAACGAAGAACCAGAAAAATTATGTAGTAGTTGTCCGCTTTCACAGACTCCTTCAAAACCCGACGCTTGTAGCAGCTTTCAACCCGTCCACAAGCCTCGCACTAACCTTGGCAGTCAGCTTACGCAACTGACTACGCTGAACAGGGTGAAGCCACCCAACGTCCAGTTATATAAACCACAACCAAAACCCCAAAGTCAGACCACTACATCCCAATACCTCTATCAATCTCAATCAATCCAAAGCAAAACCCAATCCCAGACCCAGACCCAGTCAAAATGCCCGATTAGTAAAACCCAAAATTTAGTAGACCCACCAAATTTGTCATCCCTCCCGGATTTAGGTGTCGGAATAGGCGGCCTTGGCAGCAACAAGAGTGGATCTTTTGCCGGAAGCAGCGCACCAAAACGTGGAAAGGGCATCCTGAATCAGGCTAGTGGTGCTGGATCGCGTGTACCACTTTGTGGTCGCTGCAATAATTACGTCAG AGGACCATTTATCACAGCTTTGGGACAAATTTGGTGCCCTGAACACTTCGTCTGCGGAAATGCACAATGCAGTCGTGGTTTGCAAGACATTGGTTTTGTAGAAGAAAAGGGGCAACTTTACTGCGAGTACTGTTTTGAGAAGTACATTGCACCACCTTGCAATAAATGCGGCGGCAAAATCAAAGGC GATTGCTTGAATGCAGTTGGAAAGCACTACCACCCTGAGTGCTTCAACTGCTCTCATTGTGGAAAGCTCTTCGGAAACAGTCCCTTCTTTTTGGAAGATGGATTACCTTACTGCGAAAACG ATTGGAACAATCTCTTTACGACGAAATGTTTTGCCTGTGGATTCCCCGTAGAAGCAGGAGATCGCTGGGTCGAGGCTCTTAACAACAATTACCATAGTCAATGCTTCAACTGTACG atgtgCAAAAAGAACCTTGAAGGCCAGAGCTTTTACGCGAAAGCCGGACGTCCATTCTGCAAAAATCATGCGCGTTAA